A window of Candidatus Gastranaerophilales bacterium contains these coding sequences:
- a CDS encoding pitrilysin family protein, translating to MEKIKKTSVEYPFLQKPVVIYERECGHKIVCAYKEGGLTNVSTWVKTGSINEDEKINGISHFLEHLMFKGTKKHKAGYFDKTLESKGGIVNAATWKDYTFYYVTIPKGPDNEYFNTALDLHSDMMLNPQIPDCEVGEPFDIENPSVMKKRERHVVIEEIRMRQDQPWTKVYNSANSNMYTSHPYKRDVIGTAEIISKMPRDTIMEYYMTHYTPNKMTTIIVGDFDFDKVIEQVIEKFDFEGRKNSEIKKYEFDTPTQETKYIENKQNINTAFLMFGYLGVPAVDLKSNIIFDMLSIILGEGQSSRMYQNLIEKSKEQIFNLVSCDYYTFRDGGNFFIQANFKPELKDKALELVKNEIEKLYTDKITDKELKKAVKKLKARFADSAETVSEIAETIGYYMTVCNGLEMVDSYIDTLENITEDDVLEVAKKHLNLDNATISVLLPNE from the coding sequence ATGGAAAAAATAAAAAAAACGTCCGTTGAATATCCATTCCTACAGAAACCGGTTGTGATATACGAAAGAGAATGCGGACATAAAATTGTTTGTGCATACAAAGAAGGTGGGCTTACAAACGTAAGCACTTGGGTAAAAACAGGCTCAATTAACGAAGATGAAAAAATCAACGGAATCTCCCACTTCCTTGAACACTTAATGTTTAAAGGTACAAAAAAACATAAAGCAGGTTATTTCGACAAAACTTTGGAATCTAAAGGCGGAATTGTCAATGCAGCAACCTGGAAAGATTATACTTTTTATTATGTAACAATCCCCAAAGGTCCTGATAACGAATATTTCAACACAGCATTGGACCTTCATTCCGATATGATGCTCAACCCTCAAATTCCTGATTGCGAAGTAGGTGAACCTTTTGATATCGAAAACCCCTCCGTCATGAAAAAAAGAGAACGCCATGTCGTTATTGAAGAAATAAGAATGCGACAAGACCAACCTTGGACAAAAGTCTACAATTCCGCAAACTCAAATATGTACACCTCGCACCCATACAAAAGAGATGTCATCGGTACTGCTGAAATTATATCTAAAATGCCACGTGATACAATCATGGAATACTACATGACACACTACACGCCTAACAAAATGACAACTATTATCGTTGGAGATTTTGATTTTGACAAAGTTATCGAACAAGTTATTGAGAAATTTGATTTTGAAGGCAGAAAAAATTCCGAAATTAAAAAATACGAATTTGATACCCCAACACAAGAAACAAAATATATCGAAAACAAACAAAATATAAATACTGCTTTCTTAATGTTCGGATACTTGGGCGTACCCGCTGTTGACCTTAAAAGCAACATTATTTTCGATATGCTCTCTATTATTCTAGGAGAGGGACAAAGCTCTCGTATGTATCAAAATCTAATCGAAAAATCAAAAGAACAAATTTTCAATCTCGTTTCTTGCGATTATTACACATTTAGAGATGGCGGCAACTTCTTTATTCAAGCTAATTTCAAACCGGAACTTAAAGATAAAGCTCTTGAACTTGTCAAAAATGAAATCGAAAAACTTTATACCGATAAAATAACTGACAAAGAACTGAAAAAAGCAGTCAAAAAGCTAAAAGCGAGATTTGCCGACAGTGCTGAAACCGTATCAGAAATTGCTGAAACTATCGGCTATTATATGACGGTTTGCAACGGGCTTGAGATGGTAGACTCATATATCGACACACTTGAAAACATTACAGAAGATGACGTTCTTGAAGTTGCGAAAAAACACCTAAACCTCGACAATGCAACCATCTCTGTACTTTTACCAAATGAATGA
- a CDS encoding lipoate--protein ligase family protein produces MAIFYDYKIFDGLTNMRIDSELLEKAIKSHSESPALRLYGWAPACVSLGRNQKDDGINLEFCKKNNIDITKRLTGGRALLHDKELTYSFVCPASFLKNGETVIQSYKEISSALALGMSKLGINMSFPENKKAKTKFDYCMSLSTGADLSYQGKKLIGSAQYRKQGYILQHGSILFDYNKEKLENIFNEKVDEESLISIKKISNDITIENTALALKSAFQEYFNIIF; encoded by the coding sequence ATGGCGATTTTTTATGACTACAAAATTTTTGACGGACTAACCAATATGAGAATTGACTCTGAGCTTTTGGAAAAGGCAATCAAATCCCATTCTGAGTCACCTGCTCTAAGGTTGTATGGCTGGGCTCCTGCTTGCGTTTCGTTGGGACGTAACCAAAAAGACGATGGAATAAATTTAGAATTCTGTAAAAAAAACAACATTGATATAACAAAAAGATTAACAGGCGGAAGAGCACTCCTCCACGACAAAGAATTGACCTACTCATTCGTTTGCCCTGCTTCATTCCTAAAAAACGGAGAAACAGTAATTCAATCCTACAAAGAAATATCAAGTGCCCTCGCTCTCGGAATGAGCAAGCTGGGTATCAACATGTCTTTCCCTGAAAACAAAAAAGCCAAAACAAAATTTGACTACTGTATGTCACTTTCAACAGGTGCTGATTTGAGCTATCAAGGCAAAAAACTAATAGGCTCTGCTCAATACAGAAAGCAAGGTTATATCCTACAACACGGCTCTATCCTTTTTGATTACAATAAAGAAAAACTTGAAAATATATTCAATGAAAAAGTTGACGAGGAGTCTTTAATATCAATAAAAAAAATCTCAAACGACATTACCATTGAAAACACAGCACTTGCTTTAAAATCTGCTTTTCAAGAATATTTCAATATTATATTTTGA